The region TTATTGAGAATTCCCCGGAACTTAGAATAATTGCGGTTCCCGCACTGGGGATGCTCTGCCTGATTTGGCTGGGGGTGCTGCTCGGTTTTGCAGCTCTTGCGCGGGGCCGGTTTTTCGGTTTTACTGCCGGACTCGCTTTTGTGGCTCTTGCTGGACTGCTTTGTGCGGCCGGTCACAGTTTTCTCTCGGAAGAAGTAGGGCGTATTCTTTTATACGCCGCGTTACTGGCTCTTGTCGGACCGCTGGCGGTTCCGGAATTTCTTGAGACCGGATTCATTTACCGTAAATTTTTTAAAGGATCAAAGTTGGGAGAAAAGATAGGGGAAGTTGTTTCAGCCCTGCTGATTTACCGCAATTCTTCGTCAGTGGTTTTGAGGATAGTTATTCTGACCGGACTGCAGCATCTTGTTTTTATTTTATCCCTTTACCTTTTCTCGCAAGTTCAAAACATTCCCCAGTTGCCTGACTTTAATGAAATCTTTTTTGTTGCGCCACTTGCTTTTCTGGCCGGGATAATTCCTGCTCCGGCAGCCGGGCTAGGGGTAAATGAAGCGGCGTTTGAATCCCTTCTTTTACTTGCTTCCAGCAGGACAGTGGCAGCCGGTGCTTCTATTTTTCTCATTTACCGTATTTGGACTACTTTGTTCAGCCTGAGTGGTCTTTTCTTTATCGGTAATCAAAAGAAGATAGAGCCAAATCTGGAAAAATAAAAACCATGCCGGGCCGTTTTTCGAGGTGAAGTCTTAGCGTGAAAGCTCACCCGGAGTAAGGACCGGACATGGTTTTAAGAAACAGTACCTGTTGCAGGACGTTTCTGACACCCTCCCGATTGATGTCTTGCAAATCTAATCGGTATACAACAGAAAAACTTTAGCCGACCGTATGAAGTAATTTCGCCGCCTCCCTTGCATAAACGTGCCTGTGCTATGTATGGTCCGGTTAAACAATCCAACCAATTGCAACCGGCGGAGTCTCCATTGAAGAACCTGTTCCTAATCATAACTGTATCATTCCTGCTCAGTTTCACCAGTGCGCCCTGTTTTGCCCTAAATGGAACTGCCGCTCCCGGGGCGGCAGAAAGAATCGAGGCTGATCGAGCACTGGTTCTGCTTATGGAAGGCAACCTTCGTTTTGTAAAAGGCAGCAGCGTTTACCCCAATCAGACTTCTCATCAGCGCAAGGTTCTGGCTCTCAAAGGCCAGAATCCGTTTGCAACAGTGATTACAGCTTCTGATTCACGTGTTGACCCGGTATTGATCTTCGACCGGGGACTTGGTGATCTTTTTACTATACGTCTGGCCGGTAATGTTGCCGGTTCCGATACTCTGGCGTCAGTTGAATATTCCATGCTGGCCCTTGAAACACCGCTGCTGGTGGTCATGGGTCATACCCGATCAACCCTGATCAAGGCCGCTATCGATAAGGTGGAGTTGAAGGGGCATCTGGTGCAGTTGCTGGGCAAGCTTGAACCGGCCATCAAGATGACCCGTGTGCTTTACCCTTCACTAAAAGGGGATGAGCTGGTGGACAAGGTGGCGGAAACAAATGTGCGGCAGGTAATGCGGGATATTTTAGGACAGTGCCCTGCTGTTTTGAAAAAGGTTAGATCAGGAAAGGCTCAGCTTATGGGAGCTGTGTACGATACCGATACCGGAGCGGTGCATTGGCTCGGCCCTTAAATACGGGCGTTGCGGATAAGATTATTCCACCTGAATTTCATAAGCCTTGAGCTTGCGGTACAGGGAACTGCGTTCCAGCCCAACAGCCTCGGCCAGTTTTGAGACGTTACCGCTGTATTCACGGAGTTTTGCTTCAAGGAACCGGGCTTCAAATTCAGCGCGTGCTTTTTTGAAATCCACTTCACCTTCCGGTAGCGACAGGGAACTCTGCTCTTGATCCGTCGCTGCTTTCTCATTGCGTGGACCGTTGGCGATTTCAGGGGGCAGCTTGTCCGCTCCAACCTCCTTGCCTCCGAATATGATCAACATTCTTTCAACGAAATTTTTAAGTTCCCGAACATTACCGGGCCATGAGTAATGAGTAAGTATGTTAAGTGCTTGGTCGGTGAATGTCAGCGGCTTGAAGCCATGTTGGCGGGTTAAACGGTTGACGAATTCATCAATGAGCATGGAAATATCTCCGGATCGGTCACGCAGGGGCGGAACTTCAAGCGGGAAAACTTTCAGTCTGTAGTAAAGGTCCTCGCGGAAATTGCCGTTCTTGATTTCCTGAAAGAGATCCTTGTTGGTCGCGGCGATAACCCGCACGTCAACGTTTATAGTCTTACGGCCACCGACTCGTTCAAAACGCTGTTCCTGAAGAATACGCAATATCTTGGCCTGTGTTTTCAGGCTCATGTCACCTATTTCATCCAGAAAAAGGGTGCCGTTATCGGCCAGCTCAAATTTCCCTTCCTGAGCTTTTTCCGCTCCGGTAAATGCACCTTTTTCATGGCCGAACAGTTCCGATTCGATCAGTTCTTCGGGGATGGCGGCACAATTCACCGCCACGAGCGGCTTGTCCGAGCGCAGGCTTTGGGAATGAATGGAGCGGGCCACGATTTCCTTTCCGGTTCCGTTTTCTCCTGTAATGAGTACCCATGCGTCCGTGGGTGACACCTGCCCGATGACTTCGCGCATGGATTCAATGGACTGGGAACTTCCGGTCAGCCGGGCCGGCTGTTCGTCGGCAATGCGGGTACGCAATGCCTTATTTTCAGATTGCAATCGCGAAAATTCTACAGCTTTTTCAGCTGTGATGACCACTTTTTCAAGGGAAAGCGGTTTTTCAATAAAATCAAAAGCGCCTTTTTTTATGGCTGATACTGCGGTTTCGATGTTTCCGTGACCGGATATCATGACCACGGGAAGCCAGTCCCATTCTTTTTTTATCCGCTCAAGAACTTCAAGGCCGTCCATGCCCGGAAGCCAGATGTCGAGGAAAACCAGATCCGGCTGGGATTCGCTCAGGTGGTTAAGGGCCTGTTCTCCGGTTTCAGCTTCACTGACATTGAATCCTTCATCTTCAAGAATTCCGCGCAGGGAATATCTGATGCCGTCCTCGTCATCTACTATCAGTATGCTTTTGTTCATTTATTGTTCCGTTTATTTACCAAATGAAAAATTATCTTCTTCAATCAATTGTGTACAGGCGTCGACCACTTTGGGATCATAAGATATTCCTCTCCCGCGTGCAATTTCCGCCATGGCCCTAGGAAGGCCGAGGGCCGCGCGGTATGGACGGTGGGAGCTCATTGCTTCCACCACGTCTGCAACTGAAATAATCCGGGCTTCCAGCAAAATATCTTCTCCACTGAGCCCGTTCGGGTAGCCGGAACCGTCAATGCGTTCATGATGCTGCAGAACTATCTGGGCAACCGGCCATGGAAAGGAAATTCCTTTCAGGATTTCATAGCCCGCTTCGCTGTGGGTTTTCATTAGATTCATTTCAAGGTCGGTCAGCCTTGTCGGTTTGGATAGTATCTCCGCGGGGATGGATATCTTTCCCACATCGTGTAGTATACCTGCGATCCTGATGCTGTTTATTTCCTCTACGGGAAGTTTCAGCTTAACGGCTATACGGCAGGCCAGTTCAGCAACACGCTGCTGATGGCCGGAGGTGTAAGGGTCGCGTTTTTCAGACATGGCAGTCAGTGAGACCACGGTCTCGTCAAAGGTTCGTCTCAACTGGGCAAGACTGGCTTTGAGCGCATCCTCGCTTTTTTTCAGGTCGGAGATATCACGCAGAACAATAACCTTGCCCACCACGTCATCTTTTTCTTCAATGCCGGAAATATTAACTGAGACCGGTGTCATTCCCTTTGGCCCTTCAAGAACAGCATCACCGATGATGGAGTCGTTTTTAGAAAGAATATCTATGGATTTTGAACTATTGGACTCATATAAATTGACTGTTTCATGAAAATTACGTCCATAAAAGCAGGTGCTGTCGCTGCACATGAGTATGCATGCGGATTTATTCATGGACTTTATTTTTCCGTGCCGATCTGTAGTGATAACGGCATCATCAATGCTGTCAAATGTAGTTTTCAGCCAGCGGCGATTTTCGTTAAGGGTGCTCTCCGCGCGATGTTTATAGAGGGCCATTTCAATGGTCAGACTGAGTTCGCGGTCTTCAAACGGTTTAATTATATAACCGAAGGGTTCTGTTATTTTTGCTCTTTTTAGGGTGTCGCTATCAGCATACGCGGTGAGGTAGATAACAGGATAATTATATGTATTGTTGATGC is a window of Maridesulfovibrio sp. DNA encoding:
- a CDS encoding lysylphosphatidylglycerol synthase transmembrane domain-containing protein — its product is MKYPESETCRRNTLIFNVLKVLLAGGLLFWLVKSGGIRPEYLTVTPGHIPGVIAACAFVAVGMGLAAFRYVELLKGAGLVISLKNSFRVSMIMYFFTQCVLGTASGDVARYYYTTGLTGQGAKVGAAIVVDRIIGIMGLLMLSGLGMALNWTLIENSPELRIIAVPALGMLCLIWLGVLLGFAALARGRFFGFTAGLAFVALAGLLCAAGHSFLSEEVGRILLYAALLALVGPLAVPEFLETGFIYRKFFKGSKLGEKIGEVVSALLIYRNSSSVVLRIVILTGLQHLVFILSLYLFSQVQNIPQLPDFNEIFFVAPLAFLAGIIPAPAAGLGVNEAAFESLLLLASSRTVAAGASIFLIYRIWTTLFSLSGLFFIGNQKKIEPNLEK
- a CDS encoding carbonic anhydrase gives rise to the protein MKNLFLIITVSFLLSFTSAPCFALNGTAAPGAAERIEADRALVLLMEGNLRFVKGSSVYPNQTSHQRKVLALKGQNPFATVITASDSRVDPVLIFDRGLGDLFTIRLAGNVAGSDTLASVEYSMLALETPLLVVMGHTRSTLIKAAIDKVELKGHLVQLLGKLEPAIKMTRVLYPSLKGDELVDKVAETNVRQVMRDILGQCPAVLKKVRSGKAQLMGAVYDTDTGAVHWLGP
- a CDS encoding sigma-54 dependent transcriptional regulator; the protein is MNKSILIVDDEDGIRYSLRGILEDEGFNVSEAETGEQALNHLSESQPDLVFLDIWLPGMDGLEVLERIKKEWDWLPVVMISGHGNIETAVSAIKKGAFDFIEKPLSLEKVVITAEKAVEFSRLQSENKALRTRIADEQPARLTGSSQSIESMREVIGQVSPTDAWVLITGENGTGKEIVARSIHSQSLRSDKPLVAVNCAAIPEELIESELFGHEKGAFTGAEKAQEGKFELADNGTLFLDEIGDMSLKTQAKILRILQEQRFERVGGRKTINVDVRVIAATNKDLFQEIKNGNFREDLYYRLKVFPLEVPPLRDRSGDISMLIDEFVNRLTRQHGFKPLTFTDQALNILTHYSWPGNVRELKNFVERMLIIFGGKEVGADKLPPEIANGPRNEKAATDQEQSSLSLPEGEVDFKKARAEFEARFLEAKLREYSGNVSKLAEAVGLERSSLYRKLKAYEIQVE
- a CDS encoding HD domain-containing phosphohydrolase — its product is MISYPEKNTNGKQTMRVMVVEDEAIVSLDIQGRLKALGYAIAGAVSSGEEAIRRIEEINPDLILMDIMLEGEMDGIDTVASINNTYNYPVIYLTAYADSDTLKRAKITEPFGYIIKPFEDRELSLTIEMALYKHRAESTLNENRRWLKTTFDSIDDAVITTDRHGKIKSMNKSACILMCSDSTCFYGRNFHETVNLYESNSSKSIDILSKNDSIIGDAVLEGPKGMTPVSVNISGIEEKDDVVGKVIVLRDISDLKKSEDALKASLAQLRRTFDETVVSLTAMSEKRDPYTSGHQQRVAELACRIAVKLKLPVEEINSIRIAGILHDVGKISIPAEILSKPTRLTDLEMNLMKTHSEAGYEILKGISFPWPVAQIVLQHHERIDGSGYPNGLSGEDILLEARIISVADVVEAMSSHRPYRAALGLPRAMAEIARGRGISYDPKVVDACTQLIEEDNFSFGK